Part of the Desulfolutivibrio sulfoxidireducens genome is shown below.
TCTTTCGGATAAGGATCTCCGTCTCCAGGCGCAACTTGTCCTGCTGGGCCTCGAAGATCTCCTTGGCGAAATAGACCCTGTTTTTGAGGTCCTCGCGGGACCGCAGATCCCGTATCCGCTCCTCCACGGCCTTTTTCTCGGCCGCAAACCCCGCCATCTCCGCCTCGGCGGCCGCAATGGCCGCGATTGTATCCCCGCTCATGGGTCTCCCGATCAAAACGTTCGGATAGTCTTGATGTTCACGAACTCCCGGATGCCGAACTCCGACAGCTCCCGGCCGTAGCCGGAATTTTTGACCCCGCCGAACGGCAACGCCGGTTCCGACTTGGTCATGCCGTTTATGGTCACGGTCCCGGCCTCGACGCGCCGGGCCAGGGACATGGCCAGGTCCCGGTCCGCCGTCCAGATGCCCGCGCCAAGGCCGTACGGCGTGTCGTTGGCCAGGAAAAGGGCCCGCGCCGGGTCCTCGGCCACCAAAAGGGCCGCCGCCGGGCCGAACATCTCCTCCCCGTAGGCCGGCATGCCCCTGGCCACGTCGCACAACAGCGTGGGCTCGTGGAAAAATCCCGGCCGGTCCACCACGTGGCCGCCAAGCGCCAGCCGCGCGCCCATGTCCACACACGTCCGGATCTGGACCGCAAGGGCCGCCCGCAAATCCTCCCGGGCCATGGGGCCAAGGGTCGTGCCCGGGTCCATGGGGTCCCCGGGCTCGTAGCGGGACATGGCCGCGACCAGAAGCTCCGTGAACCGTTCGGCCACTTCCTTCACCACAATGAACCGTTTGGAGGCGATGCACACCTGGCCGCAGCCCTGAAGCCGGGCCGCCGCGCCGGTGCGCGCGGCCAAGGCCAGGTCGGCGTCGGCCAGCACGATGCACGGGTCCGATCCGCCAAGCTCCAGCACGCTTTTTTTGAGATGCTTCCCGGCCAACGCGGCCACGCTCCGGCCGGCCCGGACGCTGCCCGTCAGGCTCACCCCGCGCACCGCCGGATGGGCCAGGACGGCCTCGGTCATGTCCACCGGAATCAGAAGGGCGCGAAAGACGTTCTCCGGGAAACCCGCCCGGCGGAACAGGTCCTCCACGGCCAGCGCACAGCCGCAGACGTTGGGGGCGTGCTTGAGGACCACGGCGTTTCCGGCCATGATCGCCGGGGCCGCGAAGCGGATGGCCTGCCAGAAGGGAAAATTCCAGGGCATGATGCCCATAATGACCCCCAGCGGCTCGAAGGCCACCACGGACGAGGCCACGGCCGTAAGCACCGGCATGGGCGCCAGCATGGCCTCGGCCCGGCCGGCATAGTAGTCGCACACCAGTGAGCACTTTCTGATCTCGGCCTCGGCCTCGCGCAAAAGCTTGCCCATCTCCAGGGTGATCAGCCGGGCGTGGGTCGCGGCCTCGGCCGCGAGCAACTCGGCCAGGGCCGTCATGCACCGGGCGCGTTCGGCAAACGTGGTCCGGGAAAAGTCCCGGGCGGCCTTGGCCACATCGTCCAAAATGGCCGCGAGTTCGGCCGGGCCGTGTTCGGGATAGTCCCGGATGATCTGGCCTGTGGCCGGATTGATGCTTTGCACCGCATATCCTCCCTGCATGGAAACCGTGGCCGGACGCGGTGTTACCGCGTCTCCCAGCCGCTAAAGGCCAGGTTTGTACCTCTTTCGGCCGCGCATGGCGAGTCTTGGGACCGGAGGGAGCCCGGCCGGCGGTCCCCCGCCGCCCCGGATTGACGCCGCCGCCCGCTTCCATTATGTGGCAATCCGACCTTTCACGCCACCTTGTACGCGGTTTGGCCGCCACACTCCCGGAGCCAGATGGATACGTCGGTCATTCGCAACTTCAGCATCATCGCCCACATCGATCACGGCAAGTCCACCCTTGCCGACCGCATTCTTGAAGTCACCGGCCTTTTGACGGCGCGGGACATGCGCGAGCAATACCTGGACCGCATGGACCTGGAGCGGGAACGGGGCATCACCATCAAGGCCCAGACCGTGCGCATCCCGTATACGGCCGCCGATGGCAAAAACTACATCTTGAACCTCATCGACACCCCGGGCCACGTGGACTTCAGCTACGAGGTCTCCCGAAGCCTTTCGGCCTGCGAGGGCGCGCTTCTGGTCGTCGACGCCACCCAGGGCGTGGAGGCCCAGACCCTGGCCAACGTCTATCTGGCCCTGGATCACGACCTGGAAGTCGTTCCGGTCTTAAACAAGATCGACCTGCAAAGCGCGGATGTCGAGGGGGTCAAGGCCCAGATCGAGGAGGGCATCGGCCTGGACTGCCACGACGCGTTGGCCGTGAGCGCCAAGACCGGCATGGGCGTGCCCGAGGTCCTGGAACGCATCATCGCCCAGATACCGCCGCCCAAGGGCGACGCCGACGCGCCGCTTCAGGCCCTTATCTTCGACTCCTGGTACGACTCCTACCAGGGCGTGGTGGTGCTCTTCCGGATCATGCACGGCGGCATCGCGCTGGGCCAGAAGATCCGCATCTTTTCCACGAACGCGGTCTACGAGGTGACCCGGCTCGGGGCCTTCTCCCCCGGTCCGGTGGACATCGCCTCCATGGGGCCGGGCGAGGTCGGGTACCTGTGCGCCAGCATGAAAAACCTGCGCGACGCCCGGGTGGGCGACACCATAACCGGGGCCCGGAACCCGGCCCCCGCCCCCCTGCCCGGCTTCAAGGACGTCAAGCCCATGGTCTTTTGCGGGCTGTATCCGGTCGAGGCCGCGGAATACGAGATACTCAAGTCGGCCCTGGAAAAACTGCAGTTAAACGACGCGGCCTTCACCTACGAACCCGAGACCTCCCAGGCCCTGGGCTTCGGCTTCCGTTGCGGCTTCCTCGGGCTTTTGCACATGGAGATCATCCAGGAGCGCCTGGAGCGGGAATTCGGGGCCACGCTCATCGCCACGGCCCCCTCGGTCATCTACAAGGTGGACAAGACCGACGGCACGGTGCTTTATATCGACAACCCGAGCAAGCTGCCCAAGTCCCAGGAGATCGCCACCCTGTCCGAGCCCTATGTGCGCATGGAGATCCACTCGCCGAACGAATACGTGGGCGGCGTGTTCAAACTGTGCGAGGAAAAACGCGGCATCCAGAAGGACATCAAATACCTGACCTCGACCCGGGTGATCATCACCTACGAAATGCCCTTCGCCGAGATCGTCTACGACTTCTTCGACCGCTTAAAATCCGCCACCAAGGGCTACGCGTCGCTCGACTACGAGATCATCGACCACCGGGCCTCGGATCTGGTGCGCCTGGACATCATGATCAACGGCGACCCCGTGGACGCCCTGGCCACCATCGTGCACCGGGAGAAATCCTACCCCTACGGCCGGTCCCTGGCCTTAAAGCTCAAACGCGCCATCCCCCGCCAGCTCTTCGAGGTCATCATCCAGGCGGCCATCGGCACCAAGATCATCGCCCGGGAACGCAATTCCCCCCTGCGCAAGAACGTCATCGCCAAGTGCTACGGCGGCGACATCACGCGCAAACGCAAGCTTCTGGAGAAACAGAAGGAAGGCAAACGCCGCATGAAGCGGATGGGCAACGTGGAAATCCCCCAGGAGGCCTTCCTGGCCGCGCTCAAGGCCGGGGACGACTCCTGACCCTGCTCCGGCGGGGAACCCTCCCCGCCCGGCGAGGCACGGCCGCCCGCCCCGCGTCGTGTGACGCGGCGACGCCCGGCGCAACCAAAAGGAAAACGCATGAATCCCAGATGGCACAAAACCCTGCTTGAATACATCGAGGCCCTGGCCGTAGCCTTGATCCTGGCCCTGATCATCCGCACCTTCGTGGTCCAGGCCTTCAAGATCCCCTCGGGCTCCATGCTCGACACGTTGCAGATCGGCGACCACCTCCTGGTCAACAAGTTCCTCTACGGAGTAAGGATACCCTTCACCGGAACAACCCTGATCAACGTGGATGAGCCCAAGCACGGCGACATCATCGTCTTTGAATTCCCCGAGGACACGGACAAGGACTTCATCAAACGCATCATCGGCCTGCCCGGGGACGTCATCGAGATCAAGGACAAAGAGGTCTACCGCAACGGGGAGAAGCTCGTCGAACCCTACATCCGCCACACCGACCCGCGCATCACCCCCCGCCGGGACAATTTCGGCCCGCTGACCGTGCCCGACAACAAATACTTCTGCATGGGCGACAACCGCGACGAGTCCTACGACTCACGGTTCTGGGGGTTCGTGGAGCGGGACAAGATCAAGGGCAAGGCCTGGATCATCTACTGGTCCTGGGACGGCTTCCCCAACGTGCGCTTCGACCGCATCGGCATGCTGGTCAAGTGACGCCATGCCCGTCCGGGTCGCCACCGCCGCCCTCTTGGGCATCGACGCCTTGCCGGTCGAACTGGAGGTGGACCTTGTCCGGCAGGGACTGCCCGCCTTCGCCATGGTCGGGCTGGCCGAGGGCGCGGTGCGCGAAAGCCGGGAACGGGTCCTTTCGGCCCTGAAAAACAGCGGCTACAAACTCCCCCCCGCGCGCATCACCGTCAACCTTGCCCCGGCGGACATGCGCAAGGAAGGCAGCGCCTACGACCTGCCCCTGGCCGCCGCCCTTCTGGCCGCCGCCGGAGTCCTGCCCCAAAACGCCGCCGATGGCTTTTTTTTGGCCGGAGAACTGTCGCTCTCGGGCGAGATCAAACCCGTGCCGGGCATCCTGCCCGTGGCCGTCACGGCCCGCGCGGCCGGGGCCAGGGGCCTGCTCGTGCCCAGGGACAACGCCCGGGAGGCGGCCGTGGTCCGGGACCTGCCGGTCTACGGCCTGACCAGCCTGGCCGAGGCCGTGGATTTTTTAAGCGGCGAGACCACCCTTCCCCCCGAACCCCTGCCCGAACCCTCCGCAAACGCCGATCCCGGGGATTTCGGGGTGGACTTCTCCGAGGTCAAGGGCCAGCAGCACGCCAAACGGGCCGTGGAGATCGCCGCGGCCGGCGGGCATAACCTGCTTTTCGTGGGACCTCCGGGCAGCGGCAAGACCATGCTGGCCAAGCGCATCCCCACGGTGCTCCCCCCCTTGCGCTTCGACGAGGCCCTGGAGGTCACGAAGATCTACAGCGTGGCCGGGCAACTGCCGCGTCAGGCCGCCCTGGTCGAGACCCGCCCTTTTCGCTCCCCGCACCACACCATCTCCGACGCGGGACTTATCGGCGGCGGCAGCCACCCACGGCCCGGCGAGGTGTCCATGGCCCACAAGGGCGTCTTATTTCTGGACGAACTGCCGGAATTCAAGAAATCCGTGCTGGAGGTCCTGCGCCAGCCCCTGGAGGACGGGAAGGTGACCATCGCCCGGGCGGCCATGTCCCTGACCTACCCGGCCGATTTCATGCTGGTGGCCGCGCTCAACCCCTGCCCCTGCGGCTACCTGGGCGATCCGCGCCACGAATGCACCTGCACCGAACCCCAGATCCAGCGTTACCGCTCGCGCCTGTCCGGGCCGCTTCTGGACCGCATCGACCTGCAGGTGGAGGTCCCGGCCGTGCCGTACAAGGAACTGCGGCAGGAGGCCTCGCCCGTGGATTCGGCGGCCATGCGGGACCGGGTGCTGGCGGCCAGGGAGCGGCAGGCCGCGCGCTACGCCGGCACGCCCATGCATGTCAACGCCGAGCTCTCCGGGATACGCCTTTCCACCTGCTGCCGCCTCACCGACGAGGAACACCGGTTTCTGGAGGGCGCGGTACGCCGCCTGGGCCTGTCGGCCCGCTCGCACACGCGTATCCTGCGCATTGCGCGGACCATCGCGGACCTGGACGGCGACGCCGGCATCCGGGTCGAGCATCTGGCCGAGGCCGTGAATTTGCGGGGGCTGGACAGGCAGAGGGAGGGGTAGCGGTCCCGGATTGCCCGAGGCCGCATCACCTCTCGGAGACCGGGCCTTCCCCTTCCGGAGCCGGGGCCGATACGGGCGCCGGCACCAGCCGCCGGTACCACGCCAGGCACAGGCAGGTCATGGGCAGGGCGATAAGCAACCCCAGAAAGCCCAGAAGCTTGCCCCACACCGACAAGGACAGAAGCATCAACACCGGCGAAAGGCCCATGGCCTTGCCCATGATGCGCGGCCCCAGAAACACGTCCTGGACCACCTGGGCCACGACGTACACCAGCCCGATAAGCGCCAGCACCGTGCCGAATCCCATGTCCGTCTCCAGGCAGTGGACCATCCCGAGCATGACCGCCAGGGGCACGGACAGCAGTTGCAGATAGGGCACCATGCTCAAAAGCCCCACGAAAAGCCCAAGCACGATGGCCAGCGGCAGCCCCACCAGGGAGAACCCCACGGCGCACACCACCCCCACGGCCGCGGCCAGAAGGGCCTGGGCCCGGAAATAACGGTTCATGTAGGCCTCGAAATCCGAGACGAAACCCACGGCCGATTCCCGGTAGCGCTCGGGCACATAGTCGCGCCAGTGGCGCACCTTGCGGTAGTCGAGCAGCAAAAAAACCAGATACAGCCCCACCACGAACACCCCGGCCAGCCCCAGGATCACGTCCGCCGTGCCGCTTATAACCCCCCACACCCCGGGCAGGATGCGGCTTGCGGCCTCGCGCACAAGGCCCACCACATCGTTTTGGGCGAACCAGGCCCGCACGTCGTCCCGGGCCGCCAGGTCCTTGACCGCATTCCACAGGTCCGGAGGCAGGCGTTCGGCGGCGCGCCGGGCCAGATCGGAATTGTTCATGACGTCGGACAAAAGCCGGCCCATGCGGGTCATCTCGCCCACGATCATGGGGACCACGAGCACGAACAGGGCCGCACCCGCCAGCACCACCGCGACCAGGGCCGCGATCACGGCCAGGGTGCGGTTTTTCAGGCGGCGCTCCAGAAGATTGGCCAGGGGGTTGAGCAGATAGGCCAGGACCAGGGCCACGGCAAAGGGGGCCAGGACGTCGCTTAGGTAGCCGAGAAGAGTAACGATCCCCCACAGGAGCCCGGCCGTCAGGGCCAGGCGCGTCACGCGGTCGAAGGTGAAGGGCCTGTCGTCGAAAACCATGGGATTTCCTCCTTTTCCGGCCGGCGACCGGCCCGAAGCGCCCATGAGGCGGCGTGAAGGTCTTGACTTTTCCCGCGTTTCGCGGAATTTTCACCGGACTTTGGGCGACAATTCACATACAGGCCGCAAGGAGACCGGACCATGAGCGTCATAAACGAACTGATCACCAACATGGGGCATTCGAGCGAACAGGCTTTCTACGGCGTTCCGGCCATTTACATCTATATGGCGATCATCGTGGCCGTGGCCTTCTACCGCATCCGGCAGTTCAGCAAGGAAGACCACCACTAGACCGCGCGATCCGCGCGCCGTCTTTTTTTCTGGCCGCCCCGGGGGGAACACCTCCCCGGGACGGTCTTTTTTTGTGTTCGCCGGACTCGGCCGGGGTCGGCCGGGCTCGGGGTTTGCGAGGTTGGCCGGTCATCCCTTAAAAAACACCCTCTCCCCGTCCGGCTCAGTCTGTCCGGGCGTCGCGGACCACTTCCATGAGGTATTGGCCGTAGTCGTTTTTGAGCATATCGGCAGCCAGGTGTTCCAGGGTGTCGACGTCGATATATCCCATACGGAAGGCGATTTCCTCCAGGCAGGCGACCTTGACGCCCTGGCGGTCCTGGATGACCTGGACGAAACTTGCGGCCTGGAGCAGGGATTCGTGGGTGCCGGTATCGAGCCAGGCATAGCCCCGGCCGAGGAATTCGACCTTGAGGTCGCCACGTTTGAGGTAGGCGTTGTTGACGTCGGTGATTTCCAGTTCACCGCGCGGGGAGGGTGTGAGACCCTCGGCGATGGAGACCACGTCGTTATCGTAGAAGTAGAGGCCGGTGACGGCGTATTTGGATTTGGGTTTTTCGGGTTTTTCCTCGATGCTGATGACCCGGTGGCTGGCGTCGAACTCCACCACGCCGTAGCGTTTGGGGTCGCGGACCTTGTAGCCGAAGACGATGCCGCCGCTTTGGAGTTTGGCCGAGCGTTGCAGGACCTCGGCCAGGCCGTGGCCGTGAAAGATGTTGTCGCCGAGGACGAGGCACACGGTGTCGGAGCCGATGAACTCCTTGCCCAGGATGAAGGCCTGGGCCAGGCCTTCGGGGTTGGGCTGGACCTTGTAGGATAAAGACAGGCCAAGCTGCGAGCCGTCGCCGAACATCTCCTGAAAACGTGGCAGGTCGATCGGGGTGGAGATGACGAGTATCTCCCTGATGCCGGCCAGCATGAGCACGGACAGGGGGTAGTAGATCATGGGCTTGTCGTAGATGGGCAGGAGCTGTTTGCTGACCACCCGGGTGATGGGGTAGAGTCTGGTGCCGGAGCCGCCGGCCAGGATGATTCCCTTCATGGAACGGTCCTTTTTGGAAGTGGGGTTTCCGCCGGGATGGGAGGGATTCGGCCACGGGCGGTTTGTGGACTGTAAAAGCGCTTGGCGCAACATGCAACCGACAACCGAAAAAGGCGGACGGACATGGGCATGACGCAGACGGGCCTTGTGGTGCGCGGTCCCTTCGAGACGGCGCGGGATGAGCGGTTTCTTCTCGCCGGTCCGGATGCGGCGACGCTGACGGACCGGGTGCTTCGGGGTAGCCCGGAGGACGGCCCGGGGCTTTTGCGGGCCAGGGCCGGCACGGTGTATCTGGACGGGGCCGGGGAACCGGCCGTGCAGGTTCTGGGGACGTATTTCTGGCCGGATGCGACGGGCCTTTACCGGTCGGCGATGTCCTGCCGGGCGCTTCGGCCCTGCCTGTTCCCGGACGGCGAGACGCGGCTTGCGCCCACGCTTTCGGGCACGAGTCTGGCCTGGATCACCTTAAGCGACAAGGGCGCGGCCGGGAAGCGCACGGACGAGAGCGGGCCGCTGATCGCGACCATGCTGGCCGAGCGGGGCCAGGTCAGCCTGGTTCGGGGGCAGGTCATCCCCGACGATCCGGACCTTTTGCGATCGCTTCTGACCGATCTGACCCTCAATCAGGGCTTTGACCTGGTGGTGACCACGGGAGGCACGGGCCTTGGCCCCCGGGATTTCACGCCAGAGGCCACGCGCGCGGTCATCGACAAACGCCTGCCCGGGTTCGAGGCGGCCATGCTTTCGGCCTCCCTGGCCAAGACCCCGCACGGGGCCATTTCCCGGGCCGTGGCCGGGACGCTTGGGCACAGCATCGTCGTCAACCTGCCGGGCAGCCCCAAGGCGGTGCGCGAAAACTTCGCGGCCGTGCTTCCGGCGTTGCGCCACGCCCTGGACAAGCTGCAGGGCGACCCGTCCGACTGCGCGGCCGTGGCCAAACCTGGGCATGGGTAGGGGGAGGCCGCCTGGGCCAATGGGCCTCGCCTCTTGAAATCTATCAACGATTACAATTTGTTAGCATATATTTTGACCAATCTCCCTTGCCTCGGCGGGACGGAACGGGTATGCCTGACGCATGGATCAGTATCTGGCCGATTTCCATATCCATTCCAGATTTTCCAGGGCCACCAGCAAGGCCCTGACCCCGAGGCATCTGGCGGCCTGGGCGGAATACAAGGGACTGACGGTGGTCGGGACCGGGGACTTCACCCACCCCGCCTGGCTGGACGAGATCGCCACCCAGACGGTTCCGGA
Proteins encoded:
- a CDS encoding NAD-dependent succinate-semialdehyde dehydrogenase translates to MQSINPATGQIIRDYPEHGPAELAAILDDVAKAARDFSRTTFAERARCMTALAELLAAEAATHARLITLEMGKLLREAEAEIRKCSLVCDYYAGRAEAMLAPMPVLTAVASSVVAFEPLGVIMGIMPWNFPFWQAIRFAAPAIMAGNAVVLKHAPNVCGCALAVEDLFRRAGFPENVFRALLIPVDMTEAVLAHPAVRGVSLTGSVRAGRSVAALAGKHLKKSVLELGGSDPCIVLADADLALAARTGAAARLQGCGQVCIASKRFIVVKEVAERFTELLVAAMSRYEPGDPMDPGTTLGPMAREDLRAALAVQIRTCVDMGARLALGGHVVDRPGFFHEPTLLCDVARGMPAYGEEMFGPAAALLVAEDPARALFLANDTPYGLGAGIWTADRDLAMSLARRVEAGTVTINGMTKSEPALPFGGVKNSGYGRELSEFGIREFVNIKTIRTF
- the lepA gene encoding translation elongation factor 4 — translated: MDTSVIRNFSIIAHIDHGKSTLADRILEVTGLLTARDMREQYLDRMDLERERGITIKAQTVRIPYTAADGKNYILNLIDTPGHVDFSYEVSRSLSACEGALLVVDATQGVEAQTLANVYLALDHDLEVVPVLNKIDLQSADVEGVKAQIEEGIGLDCHDALAVSAKTGMGVPEVLERIIAQIPPPKGDADAPLQALIFDSWYDSYQGVVVLFRIMHGGIALGQKIRIFSTNAVYEVTRLGAFSPGPVDIASMGPGEVGYLCASMKNLRDARVGDTITGARNPAPAPLPGFKDVKPMVFCGLYPVEAAEYEILKSALEKLQLNDAAFTYEPETSQALGFGFRCGFLGLLHMEIIQERLEREFGATLIATAPSVIYKVDKTDGTVLYIDNPSKLPKSQEIATLSEPYVRMEIHSPNEYVGGVFKLCEEKRGIQKDIKYLTSTRVIITYEMPFAEIVYDFFDRLKSATKGYASLDYEIIDHRASDLVRLDIMINGDPVDALATIVHREKSYPYGRSLALKLKRAIPRQLFEVIIQAAIGTKIIARERNSPLRKNVIAKCYGGDITRKRKLLEKQKEGKRRMKRMGNVEIPQEAFLAALKAGDDS
- the lepB gene encoding signal peptidase I translates to MNPRWHKTLLEYIEALAVALILALIIRTFVVQAFKIPSGSMLDTLQIGDHLLVNKFLYGVRIPFTGTTLINVDEPKHGDIIVFEFPEDTDKDFIKRIIGLPGDVIEIKDKEVYRNGEKLVEPYIRHTDPRITPRRDNFGPLTVPDNKYFCMGDNRDESYDSRFWGFVERDKIKGKAWIIYWSWDGFPNVRFDRIGMLVK
- a CDS encoding YifB family Mg chelatase-like AAA ATPase, which translates into the protein MPVRVATAALLGIDALPVELEVDLVRQGLPAFAMVGLAEGAVRESRERVLSALKNSGYKLPPARITVNLAPADMRKEGSAYDLPLAAALLAAAGVLPQNAADGFFLAGELSLSGEIKPVPGILPVAVTARAAGARGLLVPRDNAREAAVVRDLPVYGLTSLAEAVDFLSGETTLPPEPLPEPSANADPGDFGVDFSEVKGQQHAKRAVEIAAAGGHNLLFVGPPGSGKTMLAKRIPTVLPPLRFDEALEVTKIYSVAGQLPRQAALVETRPFRSPHHTISDAGLIGGGSHPRPGEVSMAHKGVLFLDELPEFKKSVLEVLRQPLEDGKVTIARAAMSLTYPADFMLVAALNPCPCGYLGDPRHECTCTEPQIQRYRSRLSGPLLDRIDLQVEVPAVPYKELRQEASPVDSAAMRDRVLAARERQAARYAGTPMHVNAELSGIRLSTCCRLTDEEHRFLEGAVRRLGLSARSHTRILRIARTIADLDGDAGIRVEHLAEAVNLRGLDRQREG
- a CDS encoding AI-2E family transporter, which encodes MVFDDRPFTFDRVTRLALTAGLLWGIVTLLGYLSDVLAPFAVALVLAYLLNPLANLLERRLKNRTLAVIAALVAVVLAGAALFVLVVPMIVGEMTRMGRLLSDVMNNSDLARRAAERLPPDLWNAVKDLAARDDVRAWFAQNDVVGLVREAASRILPGVWGVISGTADVILGLAGVFVVGLYLVFLLLDYRKVRHWRDYVPERYRESAVGFVSDFEAYMNRYFRAQALLAAAVGVVCAVGFSLVGLPLAIVLGLFVGLLSMVPYLQLLSVPLAVMLGMVHCLETDMGFGTVLALIGLVYVVAQVVQDVFLGPRIMGKAMGLSPVLMLLSLSVWGKLLGFLGLLIALPMTCLCLAWYRRLVPAPVSAPAPEGEGPVSER
- the rfbA gene encoding glucose-1-phosphate thymidylyltransferase RfbA; the protein is MKGIILAGGSGTRLYPITRVVSKQLLPIYDKPMIYYPLSVLMLAGIREILVISTPIDLPRFQEMFGDGSQLGLSLSYKVQPNPEGLAQAFILGKEFIGSDTVCLVLGDNIFHGHGLAEVLQRSAKLQSGGIVFGYKVRDPKRYGVVEFDASHRVISIEEKPEKPKSKYAVTGLYFYDNDVVSIAEGLTPSPRGELEITDVNNAYLKRGDLKVEFLGRGYAWLDTGTHESLLQAASFVQVIQDRQGVKVACLEEIAFRMGYIDVDTLEHLAADMLKNDYGQYLMEVVRDARTD
- a CDS encoding MogA/MoaB family molybdenum cofactor biosynthesis protein, with protein sequence MGMTQTGLVVRGPFETARDERFLLAGPDAATLTDRVLRGSPEDGPGLLRARAGTVYLDGAGEPAVQVLGTYFWPDATGLYRSAMSCRALRPCLFPDGETRLAPTLSGTSLAWITLSDKGAAGKRTDESGPLIATMLAERGQVSLVRGQVIPDDPDLLRSLLTDLTLNQGFDLVVTTGGTGLGPRDFTPEATRAVIDKRLPGFEAAMLSASLAKTPHGAISRAVAGTLGHSIVVNLPGSPKAVRENFAAVLPALRHALDKLQGDPSDCAAVAKPGHG